The proteins below come from a single Moritella sp. F3 genomic window:
- a CDS encoding phospholipase A — MELILQQLNYTKLGLVSLFLGLNVQAATQTQSECIDQQVANSASEVTLGEVRAICAAQKSIEEEGTVIIRGKTVKAGVLTRRIVAERQNDSSEFTLTPHRMNYILPVYSTNQINPEAYRNLNALDDGYKKVESKFQLSLKLPLSYSSLLVDGDRIYAGFTLEAWWQVYADEISSPFRETNYRPEIFYVAPLDWHPNDANTGVMVGIEHQSNGRAGTSSRSWNRVYAEFIYEQGNLVWSVRPWYRLAEDEKTEPTSPKGDDNPDIADYMGNVEYGIGYAFGKYELSAEMRQNFSTHNGSIQVNLTTPLYGKLKGYITVFNGYGESLIDYNHSQTRFGIGIALNNMF; from the coding sequence ATGGAATTAATTTTGCAACAGTTGAATTATACAAAACTCGGTTTAGTGTCGCTATTTTTAGGCTTGAACGTTCAAGCAGCTACACAAACACAAAGTGAGTGTATTGACCAGCAAGTCGCGAATAGCGCATCAGAAGTGACGCTAGGGGAAGTAAGAGCAATATGCGCAGCACAAAAGAGCATTGAAGAAGAAGGTACCGTTATTATTCGCGGTAAAACAGTAAAGGCTGGGGTGCTAACAAGGCGCATCGTTGCAGAACGACAAAATGATTCGTCGGAGTTTACGCTAACTCCTCACAGAATGAACTATATCTTACCGGTTTACAGTACTAATCAAATTAACCCTGAAGCCTATCGTAATCTAAATGCGCTTGATGACGGCTATAAAAAAGTAGAATCGAAATTTCAGTTAAGTCTTAAACTACCATTGAGCTATAGTTCTTTATTGGTTGATGGCGACCGTATCTATGCTGGGTTTACGCTTGAAGCTTGGTGGCAAGTTTATGCCGATGAAATTTCGAGTCCGTTTAGAGAAACTAATTACCGACCTGAAATCTTCTATGTCGCACCACTAGACTGGCATCCTAATGATGCAAATACCGGTGTAATGGTTGGAATTGAACATCAATCGAACGGCCGTGCTGGTACATCATCTCGCTCATGGAATAGGGTCTACGCTGAGTTCATCTATGAACAAGGTAATTTAGTCTGGAGCGTGAGGCCTTGGTACCGCCTAGCTGAAGATGAGAAAACGGAGCCTACAAGTCCTAAAGGAGACGATAATCCGGACATCGCCGATTATATGGGCAATGTCGAATATGGTATTGGCTATGCTTTCGGTAAATATGAATTAAGCGCAGAAATGCGACAGAATTTTTCTACACATAATGGTTCAATACAAGTAAACCTAACAACACCTTTATATGGCAAATTGAAAGGTTATATCACTGTGTTTAATGGCTATGGCGAAAGCCTCATTGATTACAATCATAGTCAGACGCGCTTTGGTATCGGTATCGCGCTTAATAATATGTTTTAA